GAACGACAACTGAACAAGCATCTGaactattattttatttgaagtAATTAATCTACTCTAAAGAAAGTAAAACGTGAACAAAAGTAGTGACAGATGACTGCTAAGAAACGTCCTATTATACAAACTTATGAATGCCACGTTCACTTTAGGGAATCCGGTTCTGTTTCCTGGTCGAATATGGCAGCTTATCATTCCAAGCACCGCCTGTCGGGATCAAAAGCAGCACGAGATCCCAAATTTTAAACTTGGTGTATGATATGTCCTTGAATTGACAATGCCATACGGACTTTTTCTTGCAAACATAGGTAAGTAAGGAGACGGATGCAAGCAATAAGGATACAGAAAGCTTCAACATTTTTCTCGAATCATTTGTCGTaaccgcccccccccctctcttgcTTACTCTCCGTCTAGCTGGAAATTCAACAGAAAACCACTCGGCGGGCTGGCTTGGTGTTTCAAACGTCTCGCGGCTTTAGAATCGACAAGATGACGTTTTCTGTGCTAGAATGGATCGCCGTTGTAACTTTAGCATTGGTTGGATTTAAGCTATCATGGaacttcttccattttttcttcaccaCATTTATTGGATCCTGGTTCAAGTTAAATCTCAATCTGGTAGATTACGGACCGTGGTCGGGTGAGTAGAGTCTTCCTATTTTCTAACACTTTGCTGCTATACACTTCAGTACAAGATTTTAAGACGATTGGACATATTGGTTACTGTACAAAAATGTTGATTGAAATGTAAACTCAAAACGTCGCGTTTTCCCTGgccgattttttctttaattaaatttgCACGTGGTGACACACCTTGTGGAAACATGCAAAACAGGTTACGATGCCCTTGAGTTGGAATGCGATTcctttgaattaaaaaaaaaagggcaagtGTGCATTGTTAGCAAAGCAAACCTCGAATGTTGAGATATTCTGTCATTTTTTCGTTACATATGGTGCTTAGTAAATGTTTACATAACGTAAAACGCTGACGTTTCTGTTGACATTGCAGTTGTCACGGGTTCGACAGATGGAATTGGCAAAGCTTATGCACATAAGGTATGACCTAAGTGACTCTTTGCAACAAAACAAGTCTGCAGTAAAAGTAGGCGCTTGAGATATTGTACTTCATTGTTGTTAATCATGGTTTACTTAACTTTCTTTCAAACCCCCTATAGCTGGCCGCAATTGGGATCAACGTCGTCCTTATAAGTCGGTCGCCTTCTAAGCTTGAGGCAACAGCACGAGAAATTCGTAAGTCATATTGTTTCTTCTTCCGTgatgttcccttttttttttcttggctcgACCGATTTCCttagtgtcatcaacctcatTTCTTATTCCTTTTCGTATTATAGAAGCTCTTTATCCACTCGTTCGTGTTAAAACGGTGGCCGTTGACTTCACTGGGGATCGTTCTATTTACAAGGCCATTACCTCTGAGTTGATGAACTTGGATGTTGGTATTTTGATCAACAATGTGGGCATGAACCCTGGATTTTGTCAGCCTTTCACGGATCTAGAAGACGAGAACGTTTTGGACGATATTATCCATTGGTATTTAAATtaaagttttgtttaaaaaaccttCTATTAAAACATTGTTTTCCAATCATTTGTCTCCGAAAATGGTAGCAATGTGTTGTCCATGGCTCGAATGACTCACATGGTCTTACCTGGCATGATTCGTCGGGGTCGAGGTGTTATCCTTAATATCGGATCTATTTCAGGCGCTTTCGCAAGTAAGTTTAAATGTGAAATGCATGAATTTAATCAATTTTAATGTGATTTGAAATCGCTATTTTCTACAGCGCCTCTGGCTACTGTTTATGGCGCCACGAAGGTACGGTCTAATtacgaaattatttttgaattttgcgtGCTTATTCTCATGTCCTTCATATTGCGTTCTGACGTTTTTGAAGGCCTTTGTTGACAAATTCTCGCGTGATCTGACAACTGAACTCGGTGGCACCGGAGTGATTGTTCAGGTAACAATATCAAATGTTTTCGGttctttctcatttaaatataaatttcgAATTCTAGACGGTGTTGCCTGGTTACGTTATGACGAACATGCTAAATGACACGACCTTCAGTAAATCCTCCTGGACAGTGCCGAACCCACAGGATTTTGTAGAGGCCAATTTCCGCACTCTAGGCCTCGAGTCACGCACTGCTTCATTTTGGTACCACAAGCTTATGGTACGTCATAAGCTTTTACCTTTCTATTTCATATGTATCGCGGTCTAACATCCACTTTCAATCACCAAATCGGGTTTCATTTCGTGCGCGTAGCTTTCGTTTTGCGAAACCACGTGCTTCCTCCTTCCCGATGCGTTTAGCTTCTTCGCTCGTAAACATCTTGAGGGACTCAGAGTGGCAAGCGGACCTTTGAATTCGCTATCCTTCGCCAAGTAGTATGAACGCCCGTGACCGACGAAGAACACCTATACCAGTACGAAATTACTATATCTTTACACCGAttgtactttttgttttccgcgttgtgatttccctttttttgtgtgttcctcAACATTTCCGTAATAATGGGGCTTACTATCATTTATTATATTATTCAATTTGTTAATCAGCCTCTTGTTACCGATTTGTGTTGTGTATTTAAGTACAATGTCCCAACGCTGTACTTACATGGATTTTCTTgggttattattttttatttgttaaagtcttactttgttttaaatttaaagtAAGATGTTAATTTGTTAATTCAAGagggattttttcttttcgttttacgtTTTACGTTTTGTGACTCCTTTTCCTTCCTCTTGTCCGCCGTATTTGTTTTCCCCAGCGATACTTTGAACTGCTAAAACAGTGTTATGTCTACAGGGATGAGAGGTCTTGTGTGGCAGAACTATTCCTGGCAACGCTGGTGTGTGATAACGCGATGGGGACGGAATGGATTTTGACTAAACACcctggtgggggggggggggccgatATGAGAAGGGCCTGGCTTGTATCAACTCCGATGTCTCAGCTGATAACGTTCCCGGCTATTTGGAGAGATAGAAAACGAGGGGAGGCGAGCACACGGAACCTTTGCGCATGAGCGCTGGACTTTGGACATATGGATCTGTTTTCATTGATGTTCTGTCGAGTTGTACAGCACAGAGGCAGTAGGGTTGAGGGGGAAACTAAGTTTGTAACGAAGGCATTCGTTATGCGCAAGCTCGTACATTGGCTTAATCTTAACGGTGACAGTTGTGTCTGCAGTTTTGACTAGCGATCGACATAATTTTGTTCGTAAACATTTAACGTTCCCCGTGCTTGCAGTTTCGTGCGAGTTCCATTTTCTGCAAGTTGCGAACATTATTTGGAACAATGTGCTGGCTCGAAAGCCTGGGATTCGTAACCGGTTTGGTGTTAATTTTAAAGTCAATTTACAACTTGAGCCATTTTGTTTATGTAAATTTCCTGGGCCGATTTATTGGGCACGGGCTCAACATCAGCAAATGTGGACCTTGGGCGGGTAATTCATTTATaacaaatacaaataaaaatttattgatttttttaatgatattGACAGTGGTAACGGGTGCAACAGACGGAATCGGAAAATCTTATGCTCGTTTGGTATGTATTTATATAACCTGTATatacaaaattaaaatataagtTTTATCGttttaaatgttttgcatTGTTTAACAGTTGGCAGCGAAAGGCTTGAACGTGGTGCTAGTCAGTAGGACGCCAGCCAAGCTACAGAAAGTTGCCGACGAAATCAGTTAgtttaaaacatttcaattaaatgtaTGTTacttattttaatttatgtcTGTACATCTTTAGAAAGCGAGTATGGATCGATAGAAATCAAGACGATTGCAGTCGACTTCACGGATGGCAACTCGATCTACTCGAAACTTGAAGCAGAGCTGAGTCAGTTCGAGATTGGCATTTTGATTAACAATGTAGGGATGGCTGTTGGGTTCGCCGAATCCTTTGCTGATATCGCTGACGAGAAGAGTCTTAACGATATCGTCAACTGCAATATATTATCGATGGTTCGTTCTTGTTGTCGTCTATTGGTCATAGATTATGGcttttaaattatatttatGATGGTTAGGTCCGAATGTCCCGGCTGGTTCTACCCCAAATGATTAAGCGAAAGAAGGGCGTCATCGTTAACATCGGTTCGATATCAGGAGCATTCGCTACCCCTTTCGCTACAGTTTACGGTGCAACCAAGGTGAAAAGCAATCATTAAATTTGTCCCATAAACTCGTACTCATTAAAACcgtaaatttaattttctgtttcagGCATTTGTTGATAAATTTTCTTGTGATTTATCGTCTGAAGTCAAAGAATCGGGTGTTATTGTTCAAACGGTTCATCCTGGCTTCGTCGTCACTAACATGTCGAAATTGAGGAAGGCCACTTGGAAGGCTCCTACTCCGGATAGGTTTGTCGCAGCAGCTTTGTCCACTTTAGGCCTGACCAATCGCACCTCTGGTTTTTGGTTTCACTCAATTCAGGTACATAAAATTAAGCAACCGTCCACCACCGAATTTAATGAATAACTAATTTGATTTTCCTGATTTCAAAGCTTTACTGGGGCGAATTagcaaaattcatttttccggAATCAATGGcattttttacgattaaatTTATGAAGTCGCATCGTCAAAGAGTACTCAACAGGCAGAGTAACTCAAAGTAAAATCATACGCTTAATATGCGTGAACTACAATGGAATCATCTAGTGAAATGTTTTACGATGAAATTATAAACATATTTTCAATAtgtttattgaatttttcataATACAGACGTCAcatttcaaagagaaaatttgaaatagaaaaaagggaaagtacGTCTATTTCTAATTCACTTTAATTAAGCGGAACTTTAGTCTTTATCGAGTTACTGTGGTCAGAGTTCAATAATTCGTACAGCTTTACGAtgactaaacaaaaaatgggaaatcaTGCTGGTTGGACGTGCTGTCGCACAGCCTTAATGTGAGATATCTCAGCTAGTCTTATCATGAAGCCTATGACAAGGCAAAATGAACGTCCATGTAAGTGCAGTCGGTTACAACCATCGCTGTATTtcagttgaaaatttgtgtacttaaattgaatcatttttaataCACAAATGTCGGGTTGCTGTTTAGCAGAATTTGTTGGCTGGTCAGCTTTGGCCATTATTGCAGCCAACTCCTTGTATAATGTGTGTCATTTTATTTACACAACTTTTTTGGGCCGCCTATTAGGACATGGCATCGATCTTAAATCTTGTGGGCCATGGGCAGGTAATTTTCAATTCGGATATTGGTATATAACATTTTTAAcgttccctttttgtttcagtGGTCACCGGTGCTACCGATGGCATAGGCAAATCCTTCGCCAAACAAGTAAAATTTATATTgcattaattaaaaattaaactaaCAAATTAAAACTATATTTATTTTGGCTAAACGAAGCTCGCTGCAGCTCGCCTTAACGTCGTCCTAATCAGTCGGAATTCCACAAAATTACAGAAAGTGGCCGATGAAATTAGTAAGTTGTagttttttgaaatttcaatctGTCTAtcatatttaattaattttatgtATGCCTCTAGAAAGTGAATACAGTTCGATCCAGGTGAAAACGATCGCCGTAGACTTCACCGAAAGCCAGAAAATCTACAACACTCTGAGAGATGAACTGAACAAGTTGCAAATCGGCATTTTGGTCAACAACGTTGGCATGTTGATCGGATTCGGCCAGCGCTTTGGCAATATAGAAGACGATAAGGGCATTCACG
This genomic stretch from Daphnia carinata strain CSIRO-1 chromosome 4, CSIRO_AGI_Dcar_HiC_V3, whole genome shotgun sequence harbors:
- the LOC130695546 gene encoding very-long-chain 3-oxoacyl-CoA reductase-B-like gives rise to the protein MCWLESLGFVTGLVLILKSIYNLSHFVYVNFLGRFIGHGLNISKCGPWAVVTGATDGIGKSYARLLAAKGLNVVLVSRTPAKLQKVADEIKSEYGSIEIKTIAVDFTDGNSIYSKLEAELSQFEIGILINNVGMAVGFAESFADIADEKSLNDIVNCNILSMVRMSRLVLPQMIKRKKGVIVNIGSISGAFATPFATVYGATKAFVDKFSCDLSSEVKESGVIVQTVHPGFVVTNMSKLRKATWKAPTPDRFVAAALSTLGLTNRTSGFWFHSIQLYWGELAKFIFPESMAFFTIKFMKSHRQRVLNRQSNSK
- the LOC130695159 gene encoding very-long-chain 3-oxoacyl-CoA reductase-like, which produces MTFSVLEWIAVVTLALVGFKLSWNFFHFFFTTFIGSWFKLNLNLVDYGPWSVVTGSTDGIGKAYAHKLAAIGINVVLISRSPSKLEATAREIQALYPLVRVKTVAVDFTGDRSIYKAITSELMNLDVGILINNVGMNPGFCQPFTDLEDENVLDDIIHCNVLSMARMTHMVLPGMIRRGRGVILNIGSISGAFATPLATVYGATKAFVDKFSRDLTTELGGTGVIVQTVLPGYVMTNMLNDTTFSKSSWTVPNPQDFVEANFRTLGLESRTASFWYHKLMLSFCETTCFLLPDAFSFFARKHLEGLRVASGPLNSLSFAK